A genome region from Micromonospora inyonensis includes the following:
- a CDS encoding arginase family protein yields MTRRIAVLDAPTNLGLRPPTLTSVPGCGKAPGALRDHGLLARLRARDAGCLTAPRYDPGDWRPGDGVCHSREIAEYSAALAGRIGDIIDRGEFPVVLGGDCSVLLGSALAMHRLGESVGGRIGLVFVDGHSDFRHPGNASYVGAAAGEDLALVTGRGQADLAAIEGRRPYFRDVDVVVLGIRAQDEYRLDLQAAGIVNRPVPALRAEGAARTAQWAHEQLADCAGYWLHVDVDVLDPAVMPAVDAPDPGGIAFAELEILIAGLVDTPHCLGVELTVFDPDYDPDGAYAAEIVNTLVAGLAPVTAPNAVPPKLLPPRPVPPPRPAAAVFPEAPAERSLPPTVDPSASGVVGRLSPGDADDLGPIVAS; encoded by the coding sequence ATGACGCGCCGGATCGCCGTCCTCGACGCGCCGACAAACCTCGGCCTGCGGCCCCCCACGCTCACCTCCGTGCCGGGGTGCGGCAAGGCGCCGGGGGCGCTGCGCGACCACGGCCTCCTCGCCCGGCTGCGGGCCCGGGACGCCGGCTGTCTCACCGCACCCCGGTACGACCCGGGAGACTGGCGTCCCGGTGACGGGGTCTGCCACTCCCGGGAGATCGCGGAGTACTCGGCCGCCCTGGCCGGGCGGATCGGGGACATCATCGACCGGGGCGAGTTCCCGGTGGTGCTCGGCGGAGACTGCTCGGTCCTGCTCGGCTCCGCACTGGCCATGCACCGGCTCGGCGAGTCGGTCGGCGGCCGGATCGGCCTGGTCTTCGTCGACGGTCACTCCGACTTCCGCCACCCCGGCAACGCCTCCTACGTCGGAGCCGCCGCCGGTGAGGACCTCGCCCTGGTGACCGGCCGCGGGCAGGCCGACCTGGCCGCGATCGAGGGCCGCCGACCGTACTTCCGGGACGTCGACGTGGTGGTGCTCGGCATCCGGGCGCAGGACGAGTACCGCCTGGACCTCCAGGCGGCCGGCATCGTCAACCGGCCGGTGCCGGCGCTGCGCGCCGAGGGGGCGGCCCGGACCGCGCAGTGGGCCCACGAGCAACTGGCCGACTGCGCCGGCTACTGGCTGCACGTCGACGTGGACGTGCTCGACCCGGCGGTGATGCCGGCAGTGGACGCCCCTGACCCGGGCGGGATCGCCTTCGCCGAGCTGGAGATCCTGATCGCCGGGCTGGTCGACACCCCGCACTGCCTCGGGGTGGAGCTGACCGTCTTCGATCCCGACTACGACCCGGACGGCGCGTACGCCGCCGAGATCGTCAACACGCTGGTCGCCGGCCTGGCCCCGGTCACCGCCCCGAACGCGGTCCCGCCCAAGCTGCTGCCGCCCCGCCCGGTCCCGCCGCCCCGCCCGGCCGCCGCCGTCTTCCCCGAGGCACCTGCGGAGCGGTCGCTCCCGCCCACCGTGGACCCGTCGGCTTCCGGCGTCGTGGGCCGGCTGTCTCCGGGGGACGCCGACGACCTGGGTCCGATCGTCGCCAGCTGA
- a CDS encoding NAD-glutamate dehydrogenase: MDRRPAIKPGPDLRPGGSGRDDSFESATDRDGSGRLHAGVTGMSGSSIDTLYDLGLPVEALGDDVEDAELDEPVPNAERLVAQAVALAGDDHGAATLVDRFWRFAPDEELIGFAAEEMLDAARAHRELAEQRVRGELKLRIHEPDAEQHHTVIEIVTDDMPFLVDSVTALLNSHHLDVHLLVHPLVVVRREPSGRLAEVAADVEPDDAIDGDIVESWMHIEIDPIRDPAQRDRLRAELQRVLTDVREAVEDWPRMRQQALDLAEELSAARTSDHRPPVPEKDITDSVELLRWLAHDHFTFLGYREYRLVEVDEGGTPDEPRGQALEARLGTGLGILRQDRTEPRTLSSMPPEAHEKVLEKRLLIITKANSRATVHRSAYLDYIGFKVFNEHGEVVGERRFLGLFSTAAYRTSVRELPVVRRKVAEVMERSGLSPRSHSGKDLLQILETYPRDELFQIKTDDLYHAVIGVLRMAGRRQLRVFLRRDGYGRFISCLIYLPRDRFTTQNRLRMQDILLRELNGVGVDYTTRVTESMLARVHFIVRTDPANPPGDVDADLLAEELADATRLWDDDYRLVLERKLGDEQAKHLFTRYADAFPEGYKDGHTPYEAMKDLAKLELLEEPGQLEMHLFRKQLAPRNGTRGAGDPAEAMDVRFKVYRNGEPMLLSDVLPVLHSLGVRVVDEHPYEVDRIDGRIYLYDFGLQLPEGHQELSEVRPHVENAFAAAWRGEAEVDGFNELVLRAGLTWRQVVVLRAYAKYLRQAGTVFSQDYMESTFIAYPRIATLLVELFEVRFDPTVGLTPEERDRRGTELADTVNAALDDVSSLDQDRILRAYLTLVRATLRTSFFQRVDGGRPKSYVAFKLDPQAIPDLPAPRPKYEIFVYSPRFEGVHLRFGPVARGGLRWSDRREDFRTEVLGLVKAQMVKNAVIVPVGAKGGFVLKQKPGDRDEAVACYREFISALLDVTDNIVSGAVVPPTDVVRHDGDDPYLVVAADKGTATFSDIANEISTAHQFWLGDAFASGGSAGYDHKKMGITARGAWESVKRHFRELGHDTQTEDFTVVGVGDMSGDVFGNGMLLSEHIRLVAAFDHRHIFLDPEPDAATSYAERRRLFELPRSSWEDYDAGLISAGGGVYPRTAKSVPISPQVRAALGLDGDVTQMSPPELMKAILTAPVDLFWNGGIGTYVKSSGETNAEVGDKSNDAIRVNGKDLRCRVAGEGGNLGWTQLGRIEYAQSGGRIYTDFIDNAAGVDCSDHEVNIKILLNTAVADGELTVPDRDELLAEMTDEVAELVLRDNYDQARALNNAQAQSASLLPVHRRMISDLERSGALNRALEALPSDEELAARTETGLTAPEFAVLLAYVKIALEREILTDGLADEEWTTDVLVNYFPTPMRQRFADRMERHRLRRDIVTTVLVNEAVNRGGISFVFRVVEETAASPADVIRAYVVVREVFGLRELWNAIEALDNRVAPELQTSGYLDTRRLLDRAVRWLVTNRRSPIDVPAEIARLRDGVARLLPELENLFFGAEREALAAHVDTMSKRGLPRELAEQATRLMYSFGLLDVVETAAQTGKDVGEVASVYFVLSDRFRVDSLLSKISLLPREDRWQTLARMALRYDLYAALAALTNEVLDSTDAALPSQERVQVWEQSNAVSIHRAHRAMGEFDESRADLAALSVLLRQIRTLVRTSSAS; this comes from the coding sequence ATGGACCGGCGTCCGGCGATCAAACCGGGACCCGACCTCCGGCCGGGAGGCTCCGGCCGCGACGACAGTTTCGAGTCGGCGACCGACCGCGATGGGTCCGGCCGCCTTCATGCAGGAGTAACCGGTATGTCCGGTTCTAGTATCGACACCTTGTACGACCTCGGCCTGCCGGTGGAGGCGCTCGGCGACGACGTGGAGGACGCCGAACTCGACGAGCCGGTGCCCAACGCGGAGCGCCTGGTCGCCCAGGCGGTCGCGCTGGCCGGCGACGACCACGGCGCGGCCACCCTGGTCGACCGCTTCTGGCGGTTCGCGCCGGACGAGGAGCTGATCGGGTTCGCCGCCGAGGAGATGCTCGACGCCGCCCGCGCCCACCGCGAGCTGGCCGAGCAGCGGGTCCGGGGTGAGTTGAAGCTGCGGATCCACGAGCCGGACGCCGAACAGCACCACACGGTGATCGAGATCGTCACCGACGACATGCCGTTCCTGGTCGACTCCGTGACCGCCCTGCTCAACTCCCACCACCTGGACGTGCACCTGCTGGTGCACCCGCTGGTGGTGGTCCGGCGGGAGCCGTCGGGTCGGCTCGCCGAGGTGGCGGCGGACGTCGAGCCGGACGACGCGATCGACGGCGACATCGTCGAGAGCTGGATGCACATCGAGATCGACCCGATCCGGGACCCGGCCCAGCGGGACCGGCTCCGCGCCGAACTCCAGCGGGTGCTCACCGACGTCCGGGAGGCCGTCGAGGACTGGCCGAGGATGCGCCAGCAGGCCCTCGACCTCGCCGAGGAGCTTTCCGCCGCGCGGACCTCCGACCACCGTCCGCCGGTGCCGGAGAAGGACATCACCGACTCGGTGGAGCTGCTGCGCTGGCTGGCCCACGACCATTTCACCTTCCTCGGCTACCGGGAGTACCGCCTGGTCGAGGTGGACGAGGGCGGGACCCCCGACGAACCGCGTGGCCAGGCGCTGGAGGCCAGGCTCGGCACCGGCCTGGGCATCCTGCGGCAGGACCGCACCGAGCCCCGGACGCTGTCGTCGATGCCGCCGGAGGCGCACGAGAAGGTGCTGGAGAAGCGCCTGTTGATCATCACCAAGGCGAACTCCCGGGCGACCGTCCACCGCTCGGCGTACCTCGACTACATCGGTTTCAAGGTCTTCAACGAGCACGGCGAGGTGGTCGGGGAGCGGCGCTTCCTCGGGCTCTTCTCCACCGCCGCGTACCGGACCAGCGTGCGCGAGCTGCCGGTGGTCCGCCGCAAGGTGGCCGAGGTGATGGAACGCTCCGGGCTGAGCCCGCGCAGCCACTCCGGCAAGGACCTGCTCCAGATCCTGGAGACCTACCCCCGCGACGAGCTGTTCCAGATCAAGACCGACGACCTCTACCACGCGGTGATCGGCGTGCTCCGGATGGCCGGGCGTCGCCAGCTGCGGGTGTTCCTGCGCCGGGACGGCTACGGCCGGTTCATCTCCTGCCTGATCTACCTGCCCCGGGACCGGTTCACCACGCAGAACCGGCTGCGCATGCAGGACATCCTGCTGCGCGAGCTGAACGGGGTCGGGGTGGACTACACCACCCGGGTCACCGAGTCGATGCTGGCCCGGGTGCACTTCATCGTCCGGACCGACCCGGCGAACCCGCCTGGTGACGTCGACGCCGACCTGCTCGCCGAGGAACTCGCCGACGCGACCCGGCTCTGGGACGACGACTACCGGCTGGTGCTGGAGCGCAAGCTCGGCGACGAACAGGCCAAGCACCTGTTCACCCGGTACGCCGACGCCTTCCCCGAGGGCTACAAGGACGGGCACACGCCGTACGAGGCGATGAAGGACCTGGCCAAGCTGGAGCTGCTGGAGGAGCCCGGCCAGCTCGAGATGCACCTGTTCCGCAAGCAGCTCGCGCCGCGCAACGGCACGCGGGGCGCGGGCGATCCGGCCGAGGCGATGGACGTCCGCTTCAAGGTCTACCGCAACGGCGAGCCGATGCTCCTCTCCGACGTGCTGCCGGTGCTGCACTCCCTCGGGGTGCGGGTGGTCGACGAGCACCCGTACGAGGTGGACCGGATCGACGGGCGGATCTACCTCTACGACTTCGGCCTGCAACTGCCCGAGGGGCACCAGGAACTGTCCGAGGTGCGCCCGCACGTGGAGAACGCCTTCGCCGCCGCGTGGCGGGGCGAGGCCGAGGTGGACGGCTTCAACGAGCTGGTGCTGCGCGCCGGGCTCACCTGGCGGCAGGTGGTGGTGCTGCGCGCGTACGCGAAGTACCTGCGCCAGGCGGGCACGGTCTTCTCGCAGGACTACATGGAGTCCACCTTCATCGCGTACCCGAGGATCGCCACCCTGCTGGTGGAACTCTTCGAGGTGCGCTTCGACCCGACCGTCGGGCTCACCCCCGAGGAACGGGACCGGCGCGGCACGGAACTGGCCGACACCGTCAACGCGGCCCTGGACGACGTGTCCAGCCTCGACCAGGACCGCATCCTGCGGGCGTATCTGACGTTGGTCCGGGCCACCCTGCGGACCAGCTTCTTCCAGCGGGTGGACGGCGGGCGACCCAAGTCGTACGTGGCGTTCAAGCTGGACCCGCAGGCCATCCCGGATCTGCCCGCGCCCCGCCCGAAGTACGAGATCTTCGTCTACTCGCCCCGGTTCGAGGGCGTGCACCTGCGGTTCGGGCCGGTGGCCCGCGGCGGGCTGCGCTGGTCCGACCGGCGGGAGGACTTCCGTACCGAGGTGCTCGGCCTGGTCAAGGCGCAGATGGTGAAGAACGCCGTGATCGTGCCGGTGGGGGCCAAGGGCGGCTTCGTGCTCAAGCAGAAGCCGGGGGACCGGGACGAGGCGGTGGCCTGCTACCGGGAGTTCATCTCCGCCCTGCTCGACGTCACCGACAACATCGTCAGCGGTGCGGTGGTGCCCCCGACCGACGTGGTGCGCCACGACGGCGACGACCCGTACCTGGTGGTCGCGGCGGACAAGGGGACGGCGACCTTCTCCGACATCGCCAACGAGATCTCCACCGCGCACCAGTTCTGGCTGGGGGACGCGTTCGCCTCCGGCGGTTCGGCCGGCTACGACCACAAGAAGATGGGCATCACCGCCCGGGGCGCCTGGGAGTCGGTCAAACGGCACTTCCGGGAGCTGGGGCACGACACCCAGACCGAGGACTTCACCGTGGTCGGCGTGGGCGACATGTCCGGCGACGTGTTCGGCAACGGAATGCTGCTCAGCGAGCACATCCGGCTGGTGGCCGCCTTCGACCACCGGCACATCTTCCTCGACCCGGAGCCGGACGCGGCGACCTCGTACGCCGAACGGAGACGGCTGTTCGAGCTGCCCCGGTCGTCGTGGGAGGACTACGACGCCGGCCTGATCTCCGCAGGTGGTGGGGTGTACCCGCGTACCGCCAAGTCGGTGCCGATCTCGCCGCAGGTCCGGGCGGCGCTCGGCCTCGACGGCGACGTCACCCAGATGTCACCGCCGGAGCTGATGAAGGCGATCCTGACCGCCCCGGTGGACCTCTTCTGGAACGGCGGCATCGGCACCTACGTCAAGTCCTCCGGCGAGACCAACGCCGAGGTCGGGGACAAGTCCAACGACGCGATCCGGGTCAACGGCAAGGACCTGCGCTGCCGGGTGGCCGGCGAGGGCGGCAACCTGGGCTGGACCCAGCTCGGCCGGATCGAGTACGCCCAGTCCGGCGGCCGGATCTACACCGACTTCATCGACAACGCGGCCGGGGTGGACTGCTCCGACCACGAGGTGAACATCAAGATCCTGCTCAACACGGCGGTCGCCGACGGGGAGCTGACCGTCCCGGACCGGGACGAGCTGCTCGCCGAGATGACCGACGAGGTCGCCGAGCTGGTGCTGCGGGACAACTACGACCAGGCACGGGCGCTGAACAACGCCCAGGCCCAGTCCGCGTCGCTGCTGCCGGTGCACCGCCGGATGATCAGCGACCTGGAACGCTCCGGTGCGCTGAACCGCGCGCTGGAGGCGCTCCCGTCCGACGAGGAACTGGCCGCCCGGACGGAGACCGGGCTGACCGCGCCGGAGTTCGCGGTGCTGCTCGCGTACGTGAAGATCGCGCTGGAGCGGGAGATCCTCACCGACGGGCTGGCCGACGAGGAGTGGACGACCGACGTCCTGGTCAACTACTTCCCGACGCCGATGCGGCAGCGTTTCGCCGACCGGATGGAGCGGCACCGGCTGCGCCGGGACATCGTCACCACCGTGCTGGTCAACGAGGCGGTCAACCGGGGTGGCATCTCGTTCGTGTTCCGGGTGGTCGAGGAGACGGCGGCGTCCCCGGCGGACGTGATCCGGGCGTACGTGGTGGTCCGGGAGGTCTTCGGGCTCCGGGAGCTGTGGAACGCGATCGAGGCGCTGGACAACCGGGTCGCCCCGGAGTTGCAGACCAGTGGCTACCTGGACACCCGGCGGCTGCTCGACCGGGCGGTGCGCTGGCTGGTCACCAACCGGCGCTCGCCGATCGACGTGCCCGCCGAGATCGCCCGCCTGCGCGACGGGGTGGCCCGGCTCCTGCCAGAACTGGAGAACCTCTTCTTCGGTGCCGAGCGGGAGGCGCTGGCCGCGCACGTCGACACGATGAGCAAGCGGGGGCTCCCCCGGGAGCTGGCCGAGCAGGCGACCCGGCTGATGTACAGCTTCGGCCTGCTGGACGTGGTGGAGACGGCGGCGCAGACCGGCAAGGACGTCGGCGAGGTGGCCTCGGTCTACTTCGTCCTCTCCGACCGGTTCCGGGTCGACTCGCTGCTGTCGAAGATCTCCCTGCTGCCCCGGGAGGACCGCTGGCAGACCCTGGCCCGGATGGCGTTGCGGTACGACCTCTACGCCGCCCTGGCCGCGCTCACCAACGAGGTGCTCGACTCCACCGACGCGGCCCTGCCGTCGCAGGAGCGGGTGCAGGTCTGGGAGCAGTCCAACGCCGTGTCGATCCACCGGGCCCACCGGGCGATGGGGGAGTTCGACGAGTCCCGGGCGGACCTGGCCGCGCTCTCCGTCCTGCTGCGGCAGATCCGGACGCTGGTGCGTACCTCCTCGGCGAGCTGA
- a CDS encoding tetratricopeptide repeat protein, producing MSDPRITSSIFTRGAVDLSALRPSTPSRPAAPAQGGPPAGVPGGATPGAGVAVIDVTEATFQSEVLERSLTTPVVIDFWAEWCEPCKQLSPVLEKLATEGGGAWVLAKVDVEANPRLAQMFRVQGIPMVFAVVGGQPIDAFSGVVPEAQLRQWIQAVLKAGGVTAEPAGDPRLDEADDALMTGDLDAAEAAYRKILAESPADAAAEAGLAQVGLVRRVGAIDPAAALAAAQTDPDDVEAQLLAADVEVLSGQAEAAYARLVALVRRTAGDDREKARQHLVSLFTIAGPDDPAAGKARRALASALF from the coding sequence ATGAGCGACCCACGGATCACCTCGTCGATCTTCACCCGCGGCGCGGTCGACCTCAGCGCGCTGCGCCCGTCCACCCCGTCCCGTCCCGCCGCCCCCGCCCAGGGCGGCCCGCCCGCCGGTGTACCGGGCGGTGCCACACCGGGCGCCGGGGTAGCGGTGATCGACGTGACCGAAGCGACCTTCCAGTCCGAGGTGCTGGAGCGTTCGCTGACCACACCGGTCGTGATCGACTTCTGGGCCGAGTGGTGCGAGCCCTGCAAGCAGCTCTCCCCGGTGCTGGAGAAACTCGCCACCGAGGGCGGCGGCGCGTGGGTGCTCGCCAAGGTCGACGTCGAGGCCAACCCCCGGCTGGCCCAGATGTTCCGGGTGCAGGGCATCCCGATGGTCTTCGCGGTCGTCGGCGGACAGCCGATCGACGCCTTCTCCGGTGTGGTGCCGGAGGCGCAGCTGCGGCAGTGGATCCAGGCCGTACTCAAGGCCGGCGGCGTCACCGCCGAGCCGGCCGGTGACCCCCGCCTCGACGAGGCCGACGACGCGTTGATGACCGGCGACCTGGACGCGGCCGAGGCGGCGTACCGGAAGATCCTGGCTGAGAGCCCGGCGGACGCCGCGGCCGAGGCGGGTCTGGCCCAGGTCGGGCTGGTCCGCCGGGTCGGCGCCATCGACCCGGCCGCCGCGCTCGCCGCCGCCCAGACCGACCCCGACGACGTCGAGGCGCAACTTCTCGCCGCCGACGTCGAGGTGCTCAGCGGTCAGGCCGAGGCGGCGTACGCTCGACTGGTCGCCCTGGTCCGGCGGACGGCCGGGGACGACCGGGAGAAGGCCCGCCAGCACCTGGTCTCGTTGTTCACCATCGCCGGCCCGGACGACCCCGCGGCCGGCAAGGCCCGCCGAGCCCTGGCGAGCGCCCTGTTCTGA
- a CDS encoding penicillin-binding transpeptidase domain-containing protein produces the protein MSLSYPPRRPRTRRMRNAVFAAVVTAATLVGCSGGDGPEESVDAFLAGWRSGDLHAVGFRDPTGARIPAERVTEEIRELSGELADRPPALRRSGEPKITRDSAEGRISVEWTLPGDTRWRYERPVRLARSGDGAWQVAWEPALVQEQLLRGDRLAVRRVAAPRAAVLDAAGAPIVAPRPVVRVGVQPSEVTDAAGLARRLDAAFKAVRPAITPPVDLSDLPKRLADAKPDAFVEVVTLREEAYRQIRARIYDLPGTKFRSEKLELAPTREFARALLGSVDPATAEDLAAKPGVYAEGDQVGHGGLQGRYDERLRGAAGISVVTERRGPEGTWAPTGTEVFRKDPQPGQAVKTTLDPAVQNAADAALRGERRRSALVAVRVSDGAVLAVANGPGPAGENLAFTAQVPPGSTFKMVSALGLLDRQAVTLDAPVDCPKTFTVDGRSFKNSENFALGKVPFRTDFAKSCNTAFAALAPKLGDTGLAETGRMLGLEAKWDLGVDVFTGKVSTGGTPAERAAAAFGQGTTLVSPVAMAAATAAVARGRWEQPKLVLDPAPGQPAPAGPQLKPESVEPLRTMMREVVTSGTATALRGVPGKPVHGKTGTAEYDDNPANTHSWFVGWQGDVAVAVFVEKGGSSTESAVPITARFLRALA, from the coding sequence ATGTCCCTGTCCTACCCGCCCCGCCGCCCGCGTACCCGCCGCATGCGGAACGCCGTTTTCGCGGCGGTCGTCACCGCAGCGACACTGGTGGGGTGTTCCGGCGGTGACGGACCGGAGGAGAGCGTCGACGCGTTCCTCGCCGGCTGGCGTTCCGGTGACCTGCACGCGGTCGGCTTCCGCGACCCGACCGGGGCCCGGATCCCGGCGGAGCGGGTGACCGAGGAGATCCGGGAGCTCTCCGGAGAACTGGCCGACCGGCCACCCGCCCTGCGCCGGTCCGGGGAACCAAAGATCACCCGGGATTCGGCCGAGGGACGGATCAGCGTGGAGTGGACGCTGCCCGGCGACACCCGGTGGCGCTACGAGCGTCCGGTCCGCCTGGCCCGCAGCGGGGACGGCGCGTGGCAGGTGGCCTGGGAACCCGCCCTGGTACAGGAGCAGTTGCTGCGCGGCGACCGCCTGGCCGTACGCCGGGTCGCCGCGCCCCGCGCCGCGGTGCTCGACGCGGCCGGCGCACCGATCGTCGCTCCTCGGCCCGTGGTCCGGGTGGGGGTGCAACCGAGCGAGGTCACCGACGCCGCAGGCCTGGCCCGCCGGCTCGACGCCGCGTTCAAGGCGGTACGCCCGGCGATCACCCCACCGGTCGACCTGTCCGACCTGCCGAAACGGCTGGCCGACGCGAAACCGGACGCCTTCGTCGAGGTGGTCACCCTGCGGGAGGAGGCATACCGGCAGATCCGCGCCCGCATCTACGACCTGCCCGGCACGAAGTTCCGCAGCGAGAAGCTGGAGTTGGCCCCCACCCGGGAGTTCGCCCGGGCCCTGCTCGGCTCGGTCGACCCGGCCACCGCCGAGGACCTGGCCGCCAAACCCGGCGTCTACGCCGAGGGCGACCAGGTCGGCCACGGCGGCCTCCAGGGCCGGTACGACGAACGGCTGCGCGGCGCCGCCGGGATCAGCGTGGTCACCGAACGCCGGGGGCCGGAGGGCACGTGGGCACCGACCGGCACCGAGGTGTTCCGGAAGGACCCACAGCCCGGACAGGCCGTGAAGACCACCCTCGACCCGGCGGTGCAGAACGCGGCGGACGCCGCCCTGCGCGGGGAGCGACGCCGCTCCGCCCTGGTCGCGGTACGCGTCAGCGACGGCGCAGTGCTCGCGGTCGCCAACGGCCCCGGCCCGGCCGGGGAGAACCTCGCGTTCACCGCTCAGGTGCCGCCCGGCTCGACCTTCAAGATGGTCAGCGCGCTCGGGCTGCTCGACCGGCAGGCGGTGACCCTGGACGCCCCGGTCGACTGCCCGAAGACGTTCACCGTCGACGGCCGCTCCTTCAAGAACTCGGAGAACTTCGCCCTGGGGAAGGTGCCGTTCCGGACCGACTTCGCGAAGTCCTGCAACACCGCCTTCGCCGCGCTCGCCCCGAAGCTCGGCGACACCGGCCTCGCCGAGACCGGCCGGATGCTCGGCCTGGAGGCAAAATGGGACCTCGGCGTGGACGTCTTCACCGGCAAGGTCTCCACCGGCGGCACCCCCGCCGAGCGGGCCGCCGCCGCCTTCGGCCAGGGCACCACCCTGGTCAGCCCGGTCGCCATGGCCGCCGCCACCGCCGCCGTCGCCCGGGGCCGCTGGGAACAGCCCAAGCTGGTCCTCGACCCGGCTCCCGGGCAACCCGCACCGGCCGGGCCGCAGCTCAAGCCGGAGTCGGTCGAGCCGCTGCGCACGATGATGCGCGAGGTGGTCACCTCCGGCACCGCCACCGCCCTGCGCGGCGTTCCCGGCAAACCCGTGCACGGCAAGACCGGCACCGCCGAGTACGACGACAACCCGGCCAACACGCACTCCTGGTTCGTCGGCTGGCAGGGTGACGTCGCCGTCGCCGTCTTCGTGGAGAAGGGCGGCTCCAGCACCGAGTCGGCCGTCCCGATCACCGCCCGATTCCTCCGCGCCCTCGCCTGA
- a CDS encoding acyl-CoA mutase large subunit family protein, translating into MNADEIAAGRARWQARYDAARKRDADFTTLSGLEVEPVYGPPEGVAYPGFERIGWPGEFPYTRGLYPTGYRGRTWTIRQFAGFGNAQQTNERYKMILGAGGGGLSVAFDMPTLMGRDSDDPQSLGEVGHCGVAIDSAADMEALFDGIDLAGVTTSMTISGPAVPVFCMYLVAAERQGADIGSLDGTLQTDIFKEYIAQKEWLFDPEPHLRLIGDLMEYCARDIPRYKPLSVSGYHIREAGSTAAQELAYTLADGFGYVELGLSRGLDVNVFAPGLSFFFDSHVDFFEEIAKFRAARRIWARWLRDVYGATSEKAMWMRFHTQTAGVSLTAQQPVNNVVRTAVEALAAVLGGTNSLHTNALDETLALPTDESAEIALRTQQVLMEEIGVTNVADPLGGSWYVEALTDRIEAEAEEIFARIRQLGGDGPHTIGPMTSGILRGIEDGWFTGHIAEAAFVYQQALEKGEKKIVGVNCHTGTVAKDLEILRISHEVELEQRKLLAERKAGRDNDAVAAAIAHMVAVSRTDENMVPAMLDAVRAEATLGEICDALRAEWGVYREPARF; encoded by the coding sequence ATGAACGCCGACGAGATCGCCGCCGGACGGGCCCGCTGGCAGGCCCGGTACGACGCCGCGCGCAAGCGGGATGCGGACTTCACCACGCTCTCCGGGCTGGAGGTCGAGCCGGTGTACGGCCCGCCGGAGGGGGTCGCCTACCCGGGCTTCGAGCGCATCGGCTGGCCGGGGGAGTTCCCGTACACCCGGGGGTTGTACCCGACCGGCTACCGGGGGCGCACCTGGACGATCCGGCAGTTCGCCGGCTTCGGCAACGCCCAGCAGACCAACGAGCGCTACAAGATGATCCTCGGCGCGGGCGGTGGTGGGCTCTCCGTGGCCTTCGACATGCCGACCCTGATGGGGCGGGACTCCGACGACCCGCAGTCGCTCGGCGAGGTCGGCCACTGCGGCGTCGCCATCGACAGCGCCGCCGACATGGAGGCGCTCTTCGACGGCATCGACCTGGCCGGGGTCACCACCAGCATGACCATCTCCGGTCCGGCGGTGCCGGTGTTCTGCATGTACCTGGTCGCAGCCGAGCGGCAGGGCGCCGACATCGGCAGCCTCGACGGCACCCTCCAGACCGACATCTTCAAGGAGTACATCGCGCAGAAGGAGTGGCTCTTCGACCCCGAGCCGCACCTGCGCCTGATCGGCGACCTGATGGAGTACTGCGCCCGGGACATCCCGCGCTACAAGCCGCTCTCGGTCTCCGGCTACCACATCCGCGAGGCCGGCTCGACCGCCGCGCAGGAGCTGGCGTACACCCTGGCCGACGGATTCGGTTACGTCGAGCTGGGACTCTCCCGGGGCCTGGACGTGAACGTCTTCGCCCCCGGGCTGAGCTTCTTCTTTGACTCGCACGTCGACTTCTTCGAGGAGATCGCCAAGTTCCGCGCCGCCCGGCGGATCTGGGCGCGCTGGCTGCGCGACGTCTACGGCGCCACCAGCGAGAAGGCGATGTGGATGCGGTTCCACACCCAGACCGCCGGGGTGTCGCTGACCGCCCAGCAGCCGGTGAACAACGTCGTCCGTACCGCGGTCGAGGCCCTGGCGGCGGTGCTCGGTGGCACCAACTCGCTGCACACCAACGCCCTCGACGAGACGCTCGCGCTGCCCACCGACGAGTCCGCCGAGATCGCCCTGCGTACCCAGCAGGTGCTGATGGAGGAGATCGGGGTGACCAACGTCGCCGACCCGCTCGGCGGCTCCTGGTACGTCGAGGCGCTCACGGACCGGATCGAGGCCGAGGCGGAGGAGATCTTCGCCCGGATCCGGCAGTTGGGCGGGGACGGTCCCCACACGATCGGCCCGATGACCTCCGGCATCCTGCGGGGCATCGAGGACGGCTGGTTCACCGGCCACATCGCCGAGGCGGCCTTCGTCTACCAGCAGGCGCTGGAGAAGGGCGAGAAGAAAATCGTCGGCGTCAACTGCCACACCGGCACGGTCGCCAAGGACTTGGAGATCCTGCGCATCTCCCACGAGGTGGAGCTGGAACAGCGCAAGCTGCTCGCCGAGCGCAAGGCCGGCCGGGACAACGACGCGGTCGCCGCCGCCATCGCGCACATGGTGGCGGTCAGCCGTACCGACGAGAACATGGTCCCGGCGATGCTCGACGCGGTCCGCGCGGAGGCGACGCTCGGCGAGATCTGCGACGCGCTGCGCGCCGAGTGGGGCGTCTACCGGGAACCGGCCCGGTTCTGA